The Canis aureus isolate CA01 chromosome 22, VMU_Caureus_v.1.0, whole genome shotgun sequence genome has a window encoding:
- the LOC144293894 gene encoding mitotic spindle assembly checkpoint protein MAD2A, with amino-acid sequence MALQLSREQGITLRGSAEIVAEFFSFGINSILYQRGIYPSETFTRVQKYGLTLLVTTDPELMKYLNNVVEQLKDWLYKCSVQKLVVVISNIESGEVLERWQFDIECDKTAKDDNTPREKSQKAIQDEIRSVIRQITATVTFLPLLEVSCSFDLLIYTDKDLVVPEKWEESGPQFITNSEEVRLRSFTTTIHKVNSMVAYKIPTND; translated from the coding sequence ATGGCGCTGCAGCTCTCCCGGGAGCAAGGCATCACCCTGCGCGGGAGCGCCGAAATCGTGGCCGAGTTTTTCTCATTTGGCATCAACAGCATTTTATATCAGCGTGGCATATATCCATCTGAAACCTTTACCAGAGTGCAGAAATACGGACTCACCTTGCTTGTAACAACTGATCCTGAGCTCATGAAATACCTAAATAATGTAGTGGAACAACTGAAAGATTGGTTATACAAGTGTTCAGTTCAGAAACTGGTGGTAGTCATCTCAAATATTGAAAGCGGTGAAGTCCTTGAAAGGTGGCAGTTTGATATTGAGTGCGACAAGACTGCAAAAGATGACAACACACCCAGAGAAAAGTCTCAGAAGGCTATCCAGGATGAGATCCGCTCCGTAATCCGACAGATCACAGCTACCGTGACGTTTCTGCCACTGTTGGAAGTCTCTTGTTCATTTGACCTACTGATTTATACAGACAAAGATTTGGTTGTACCTGAAAAATGGGAAGAGTCGGGACCACAGTTTATTACCAATTCTGAGGAAGTCCGTCTTCGTTCATTTACTACTACTATCCACAAAGTAAATAGCATGGTGGCCTATAAAATTCCCACGAATGACTGA